The genomic DNA CCTATACATATAGAAGCGTCTGCGTATTTGACATATAGTGCGTCTTTGTCAGCTGTAGAATGCACGACAATGGCTTCTTTGCCCATTTCTTGGATAGTTCTAAGAGCCCTTAAAGCAATCTCGCCACGGTTTGCGATGAGAATTCTTTTTATCTCTTTCATATCTTTTCAACCTCGTATAATGCCATTCCAAACTCAACTGGCTGTCCGTCTGCAACCAAAGATTTTACTATGCGGCAGTCAAACTCAGCTTCTATCTCATTCATGATTTTCATAGCTTCGATGATACCGATACAATCGCCTTTTCTTACAGTTTGACCTGGTTTTACAAACGCTGCCGCACCCGGGCTTGGAGCTACATAAAATGTTCCTACCATAGGTGAGTTCATAGTCTCATTTGCAGTTGATGCAACTGGAGCTGAGCTTTTATCGTTTACGACTACATTTATTGGAGCTGGGGCTGGAACTGGAGGGCAAACTACTGGAGTAGCAGCCACTTCTGGCTCGTATTTTTCAAGTTCGATTTCGAAATCTTTATCTTTTATCTTAATTCTGTTGATATTTGTTTCATCAAAGAAGGTCATAAGCTCTTTAACTTCATCTCTTGTCATGGAATTCTCCTAGAAATTTATTCTTAAAATTAACATTGTATCAAATTTAAGTAAAGATTTAGTTTAAATTTAAAAATTATGAATTGTAAATGATATTTTAAAATCTCAAATCACGATTTTATGGTTAATTCTGCAATGCTTTTTTCTTAAGTAAATTTATGATAAAAAACATACTAAGGCTCAAAACAACAAGAATTAAGCTTAAAAATAGTGCTTTTTGGTTCTCGCCGTCATACACTGCATTAAAAATAGCTAGAGATATTGTATCTGTTTTGCCGATGATATTCCCGCCAAGCATAAGCGTGATACCGACCTCTCCAAGCCCTCTAGCAAGGGCTAAAATCAGAGATGAGGCGATTGTTCTTATGATATTTGGAAAAATAATAAAAATCGCGATTTCAAATTTGCTTTTTCCAAGACTCTGACCGGCTTCTATCAAAGTCTTTGGGAACGCTTCTAAGGCACTTTGTATGGGCTTGACAAATAGCGGAAGTCCGGCTAAAAAAGAGGCTAAAACAAGAGCTTTAAAGCTAAAAACTATCTCCAAACCAAAAAGCTCGCCTAAAAAACTGTTTCTACCAAGCAAATAAAGTAGCAAAAACCCAGTTGCAATAGGCGGAAAAATCAAAGGAAAAACGACTATGGTTTCAAGTACCACTTTGCATTTTCCTTTGTAAAATGCTAAAAAATAAGATAGCAAAATACCGACGCTAGCGAACAAAACCGCACACCACAAAAGCGTTTTGAAGCTAAGAAAAAGCGGGTTTAAAAACCGATCAAGATTATTTAAGTCCAAATTTAGCAAAAATAGCCTTTGAACGCTCACTTTTTAGCTCGTTTATAAAGACCTCACATGACGCATTTGCCTTGCAAGCTTCAAGCCTTGCTGCACTGATATACACAGGAGAGTATAAATCTTCATCAACATAAATGATAGAGCCAAACTCACCACTTCTAGCAATGGCTTCTGTGGAGTTGATAAATCCAGCTTCAACCTCGCCATTTAGGACATAAGCGACTGCTTGAGGCACTGTGGAAACTTCTAAAATTTTGCCTTGCAAAACGCCTTTTAAATTTGACTTTTCTAAAAACTCAGTCGCCCTAATACCATAAATCGCTTTTTTAGGGTCAGGAATTGCGATTTTGCTAAGTTTTTCTAGCTCTTTTACATCTTTTATAACGATATTTTTTGGAGTGACTAAGACCAAAGCCCCCTTGCCTATCCTTTCATAACCACTCAAATTTAATCCACTTTTGTCCAAAAACGCTTCATCTCCGACGATGATAGACATTTTCCCTTCTTTTGCTTGGATAGTGATTTGTTTGATATTTGCAAACGCACCATCTACATTTACGCCATCTTTTTGCAAATTTGATATAACTTGCATGAGCGGTTTTTTGTACCCAGCGCCAGCTCCCACAAGCAGACTTTCACCAAAAACAAAACTACAAAGCAAAGCTGAAAATAAAATCTTTTTCATAGATAACTCCTTGAATTTAAGTCGTTTGATTATATAAAATATAATCTTACATACATATAAATAACTATATTTTAAACCACTTTGATTTATGTTAAAAAAACACTATGAAAGATTATGTTATAATCCCACAAATTTAAAAGGAAAATTATGGGACTAAAAAGCGATAAATGGATACGCGAACAAAGCATAAATCACAAGATGATAGAGCCGTTTTGTGAAGAAAATGTCGGTCGTGGCGTCGTGAGTTATGGGCTTTCAAGCTATGGATATGATATAAGGGTCGGACGTGAGTTTAAGATATTTACAAACATCGGCGGAACTGTCGTCGATCCTAAGAACTTTGATGAGAAAAATGTGGTTGATTTCGTAGGCGATATCTGCATCGTGCCGCCAAATTCATTCGCTCTAGCTAGGACTGTTGAATACTTCAAAATGCCACGCGACACACTTGCTATCTGTCTTGGCAAAAGCACCTACGCAAGATGTGGAATAATCGTAAATGTCACACCTTTTGAGCCTGGATTTGAAGGACACATCACGATAGAAATCTCAAACACAACTCCACTTCCAGCTAAAATTTACGCAAATGAAGGGATCGCTCAGGTGCTGTTTTTACAAGGTGATGAGCCATGCGAAGTAAGCTACGCTGACAAAAAAGGCAAGTACCAAAGTCAAGAAGGTATTACATTGCCAAGAATTCTAAAATAAAATTTAAAGCGAGATAAAATGACTAATACTTATAGCAGACAAAGCATCGATGAAGACGATATAAAGGTAGTTTGCGACGCACTAAGAGGCGATATTTTAACAGGCGGAAGTAAGGTTAGTGAGTTTGAAAAAGCGCTTTGTGATTACACTGGAGCTAAATTTGCAGTGGTGATGAACTCTGCGACTGCAGCCCTGCACGCTGGATATTTGGCTCTTGGAGTACAAAGTGGCGATGAGATTATCACTACACCTATCACATTTGCTGCCACTGCAAATACGGCTTTGATGTGTGGGGCAAATGTCAAATTTGCTGATGTGCTTGGCAATGGAAATATCGATCCAAAAAGCGTAGAAAAGCTAATAAGCCCTAAAACAAAAGTCATAACTCCTGTTGATCTTGGCGGATTTCCAGTCGATATGGACGCTTTAAATTTACTCGCAAAAAGCCGTGGCATAAAGATACTTGATGACGCCAGTCACGCTCTTGGAAGCAGCATAAATGGCAAAAAGGTAGGCTCGCTAGCTGACGCCACCGTCTTTAGCTTTCATCCTATCAAGCCAGTTACCACGCTTGAAGGTGGAGCGCTCCTAACAGACGATGAAGAAATCGCCACAAAAGCAAGACTGATCCGCTCTCATGGAATAATCAAAAAAGAGGCTTGGAACTCAGATATGATAAGCCTAGGCTACAACTACCGCTTGAGCGACGTGGCATGTGCTTTAGGCACTTCTCAGATGAAAAAGCTTGATAAATTTATAGCCAAACGTGATGAAATAGCCAAATTTTATGACGCTAAATTTGAAAAAAGCCCATACCTTAGCACTATCAAAATCCCAGCAAATGTCAAAAGCTCTCACCATCTCTATCCTGTGCTTTTATTTAGAGAGTTTTGGTGTGCCAAACAAGATATTTACGAAGAGCTTCACGCCCAAAATATCGGCGTTCAAGTACATTATAAACCAACTTATCAGTTTAGTTTTTACAAGAATTTATACGGTGAGATGAGTTTACCAAATGTTGAAGATTTTTATAGGGCTGAGCTGAGTTTGCCTTGTCATCAGCTAATGAGCTTAGAAGATGCAAACTTTGTAGTAGAAAAGCTAAATGAAATTCTAGCTAAATTTAAAGGATGTAAGGTAATTTAAATTACCTTACTGGCGTATAGTCTATTTTAGAGTCTATATCAGTGGCTTCGAGTTTGAAAATTACTGGACGAAGACCGTCGTTGCAGCTACATATCGCAACGCCTGGTTTTCTTATCCAATCTCCATAATAAAACACCTCATTCCCACATCCATGAGCTAGAGCAAAAACATACTGATATACAGCTTTCCATGCTTCATCACAAAAGCCATCTGGCTTAGCATAATCAGCCAAAAACTCTTGCCCTACCTTTAGCATAGGACAGGCTCCAAGCCCTATTGCGCCGTACTCTTTAGCTAATTCTTCATCAAAAGTAGTCTTTAAGACTGTGATTTTTACCTTTTTCATTTTACAAAACCTTAGCTATAAGCTCGATTGGATTAAGACATCTCATGTCGGAAGCTTTAAGATGAAGAGCGTTGTTTAGCTGCATTTTACACGCACTACACTCAGCGCTCACAGAGCTAGCCTCAGTGGCGATGATAGAGCTAGCTCTACTCACTCCAGCAGCGCGGCTTAGGTGATACTTCTCGCTTTGCATTGTCACACCACCAAATCCACAGCAACTAACATTGTCGCTCATCTCTTTGATATTGTAAATTTTACTTAGCAAAGCTCTTGGTTCTTTCCATACGCCTTGCATTTTTTTAGCATGGCAAGGGTCGTGATAAGTGATTGTTTGCTTGTCTAAATTTGCTCCGATTCGAGCCAAAATCTCACCTAAATTTGTCTCTTTCTCAAAATACTGGGTCGCTAGAAAAATCCTTTTTGCCACGTTTTTAGCTCGTTCTTGCCACTGCTTATCATTGGCAAAAAAATGCTCGTAATCGACTTTTAGCATACCTGAGCAAGTCGCTTCTGGCACGATTATAGCATCAACGCTTGTTAGCATCTCTTCAAAATAAGCTATATTTTTTTTAGCCAAAACCTCAACAGTAGCAAAATCTCCAGTGAAATACGCCGGAGCGGCGCAGCAGCTTTGCTCTTTCATCAGATGTGCGTTTAATTTTACAGCCTTGCAGATTTTCAGTAGCCCCTCACCAATGCTTGTATATGCGTAGTTTCCCATACAGCCTATGAAAATCCCGACAGTTTTACTTCCGCCATTGTCGATAAACTCAGGGTGCGAGTTCATAAAGCTTTTTTTACTCGCAGTTGGCAAAAGACGCTCTTTTTTCATCATCGGAATACTAAATCGTGGCTTCATTTCGCCGTTTGCCACCTTAAATCCACAGCTTTGAAACACATATCCCATGCTTGCAGCCATATCCATGATTTTGCGGTGTCTTAGCAGCCAGAAAAACGCTCTTTTAAACCAAGCTATGCCAAATTTATCAGCTATATCTCGCCTTACATTTTCTATCATCGTATCAGTTGCTAGTGAATTTGGGCACTCGCTTACGCAGTTAGTACACAAAAAACAGCTCTCAAAAATATCTTTTGCATTTTTATCTAGCTCAAGTTCGCCACGATTATAAGCCCCAAGCAGATCCAAAAATCCACGCGGACTTCTCACCTCATCGCCACTTATTTTAAAAATAGTGCAGTTTGGCTTACACTTACCGCACTTTACACACATATCTGAAATGGTATTAAAATTATATTTTTGCATTTAACTTCTTTGCTTATTACAACTCGCCTTAACAGCTTCAAAAAAAGCGTTTCTAACGCCACATTCTTCTAGCTTGGCAACGCCCTCTATCGTCGTGCCTGCTGGACTACAAACTGCTTCTTTTATGAGCGCTGGATGTGATGCTTCTAAAAGCTTGGCAAATCCATCAAAAAGCCCACTTACAAGCTTGCTTGCATCATCTTTTTTGACGCCTTCACGCACGACAGCATTGGCTAGAGCCTCAGCCACGACAGCTAGATACGCAGGCGCACACCCTGCCACCACGCTAGCAGCGTCAAGCTCGTTTTTGGTTTCAAATTTAACACATTTGCCAAAACCATTTAGAATCTCTTCTATGATTTTTGTATCGCCCTGGCTCATAAAAGGAGTTATACTTGAGTTAAACTCTGCAGCGATATTTGGTAGGCAAATAGCGATATTTTTGGCTTTTAAATTTGTCTTTACATCTTCTAGGCTAGTTCTTGCTAGAACGCTTACGCATGAGTTTGCCTCTCCTTCAAGCAAACTACAAACGCTTTTTAAAGCGTAAGGCTTCACAGCTAAAATCAGATTTTTGCCAGTTATATCAAATTTGCTTCCATATTCGCAAGTCTCAAAATCATTGCTTAAAAGCTCTAATTTATCCTTGTTTCTACCCACGATAACGACTTCAAATTTAGCATTTTTAAGCCCATAAGCCATTGCAGTAGCCATAACTCCGCTACCTAAAATATGTATTTTCATTTTACAACCTGTTTTAAGATAGAAATATCTGATTTATCTGGTATTTGGGTATCATTTTGGACGAAACTTTCTATTAGCTCTAATGAGTATTTGTTGTGATTAAACACAACTATGCTGATCTCATCTCCGTGATTTAAAAAATAACTCTCGTAAGCCTTTTCGTATCTAGTAGCTCCTACTGAAATAATTGCTTCTTTTATGTAGCCACTTTGCTTGGTGATAGATGAAAGATTTTCTAGCACGGTGTAGTCTTTTTGGGTGTTAAAAGTGACTTTCATCCACTCTATAAGCGTGGAATAAAAGTAGTTATACTCGCTAAGTTTAGCACACTCTCCATACCTAAAAAAGCCATTTTGGTTTTTTAAAAACGACACTATAGAAAAGTTTTGACAGATTCCGTTACTGTCAAATTTATCTATCAAAATTTCATTTCCAAAGCCTTTTGAAGCGTTCGAAAAGTTCTTTTTTTGAGATACTTTTATAGCTGTCGTATCTCGCCTAATAGAAGCGTCATTAAACGCCATAAACGATTTTACTTTGATATCTTTTACCTTGCCATCTTCATCGTACTCAAGCTCACATCTTAAAGCCACTTCTGGCTCGGCTTGGACTAGCGTTTTTTCTGGCATTATCAAATAATTATTGTCAAAACAGTCATTTGACAAAAAATTATGTGCGTTTGGTACGTAAAATGGAAATATTCCCTTAGGAGCATTGTCACAAGTAGTTTTGACAAGTGCAAATGTACTAGCCTCGCCTGCTTGCTCTAAGTGAAAAGCGAAATTCCCAACAACTCCAAAACCCAAAAAATCTCTCATAATTAGTCCTTAAACAGTCTTAGAAAAGCTATTTTTAACACCTTTAAATTTAACCATATATTCATCAAAACACATTGCGATATTGCGGATAAGCAGCGTTCCAGTCTCATTTACGCTGATTTTTTCATCAGTGATATTTACAAACTCACTAAGCTCTTTTAACTCTTCTAAGCTATCTTTGAAGTGAGTGAAGAAATTTATACCAAATTTAGCTTCGATTTTTTTGATATCAAGAGCGAAATTTGCCATCAAATCCATAATCACAGCTTTTCTTAGCCTATCTTCATCGTTTAGCAAAATTCCTTTGAAATTTGGTAGTTTTCCAGCGTCTATTGCCTTTTCGAATCCCTCCATATCTTTGAAGTTTTGTGCGTAATAGTCCTCGCCCTCACCTATACTAGTAAGTCCTATTCCTATAAGATCAGCACCACCTTTTGTAGTATATCCTTGGAAGTTTCTGTGCAAAGTGCCGTTTTCAAGGGCTTTAAATAGCTCATCGCCAGGCTTAGCATAGTGATCCATACCTATCATTTTGTAGCCATTACTTGTTAAAAATTCCATTGTGTATTTTAGGATTTCTAGCTTGACTTTTGGGTTTGGCAAGGTGCTTTCATCAAATTTACGCATTGATTTTTTGATCCAAGGCACGTGAGCGTAATTAAACACCGCAAACCTATCTGGATTTATCGCCACTCCAAGCTCTAAAGTCTTTTTGAAACTCTCCAAGCTTTGAAATGGCAATCCATAAATAAGATCTGTATTTACGCTGATTATTCCTTTGGCTCTTGCCATATCTACGGCATTTTTAGTCATATCAAAAGGCTGGATTCTGTGGATCTCTTTTTGGACTTTTTCGTCAAAATCTTGCACGCCAAAGCTAACACGGTTAAATCCGTGACTTACTAAAACATCAAGTTGCTCTTCATTTAAAAATCTAGGATCAATCTCACAGCTGATCTCTGCGTCATTTGTGAAGTTTTTGAAGTGTTTTTTTATAGAAGTTATCAAGCGATCAAGTTGTTCCGCACTATAAAATGTCGGAGTTCCACCACCAAAGTGCATCTGAGTGACTGGACGAGAATTATCCAAAATCCCACTCATTAGCTCAAGCTCACGCTCCACATAATCCAAATAGCGATCCATTTTATCACTTTTGCTTGTATAAATGACATTACAGCCACAAAAATAACAAGCTGAGCGGCAAAATGGTAAGTGAAAATATAACGATAAAGGCTTTTTAGGGTCGCCATTTTTTAGTCTTTTTATATATTCATCATAGTTAAAATCATCGCTAAACTCAAGCGCTGTGGGGTAGCTTGTATATCTTGGTCCTGGTTTAGAATACTTTACAAAAGCTTCAAAATCTATCATTCTATTTCCTTATTTTGCATCAAATTTGACATATCAACGAACAAATTTGGATGTTCTTTTTTGATTTTTTTAATAACCAAATCTAAATTTGGCTCTTTTTTGATTTTTTTACTCTTTATCTCATCTATCGCCACACTCCAAACATCGCCAAAATCGACTGGAATGTGTTGCCAGATGGACTTTTCAAGCTTCAGCTCAAAGCTCTCTTTTTGTGCGTTTTTGAGTGCATTTATGATAGCTTCAAGTAAAGTTGCTGGCACTATTGCACACGCCTTGCCGTCATTGAAGCCAAACCAAGGCTGAATCTCGTCCATTTTACCTTTTGTTATGGTAAATTTCATCTCATTTTCATCTATTTTTTGCATGTCAAACATAGTTCTTTTTCGCTTTGTTATCCCCAAAGACTCACTCAAAGAATCTAGTTTTTGCATTTCATTCATAGCGTTTCCTGTCACACCAGACCATTACGGCTTTTTGGGCGTGAAGTCTGTTTTCTGCTTCGCTAAAAATCTCATCGCTATGAGCTTCAAATACGCTTTCACTCACCTCATAGCCACGATACGCTGGCAAACAGTGTAAAAATTTAGCTCCACTATTAGCTAAGCTCATCATCTCATCATCTACGCAATATCCCGCAAAATCCTTAACGCGTTTTTCTTTTTCATCTTCTTGGCCCATTGACACCCAAGTATCAGTTGTGACGACATCGGCGTCTTTTATAGCCTCTTTTGGATCATTTGAGATGATGATTTTAGCTCCACTTATTTTTGCATTTTCTAAAGCGATATCAAGCACCCAGTTTGGCACTGCGTAAGCCTTTGGAGTGGCGACTCTAAGCTCAAATCCAAGCTTGCTTGCAGCCATTAGCCATGAGTTTGTCATGTTATTGCCATCGCCTACGTAAGCTACTTTCATGGTCTCTAAATTTAATCCAAGCTCGCTTAAAGTCAGCAAATCAGCCATTAGCTGAACTGGATGAAAATCATCGCTAAGCCCGTTTATGACTGGAACTCCGCTAAATTTAGCTAGCTCTTCAAGGTCGCTTTGTTTATAAACTCTAGCCATAATCATATCTACCATTCTGCCAAGCACTCTAGCAGTGTCTTTGACTGGCTCCCCACGTCCAAGCTGGATATCACGACTGCTTAAAAACAGCCCCTTGCCGCCAAGCTGATGAATACCAACTTCAAAGCTAACTCTGGTTCTAGTTGAACTTTTTTCAAATATCATAGCCAAAGTTTGTTCGTTTAAATACGGAGTGTAGATCTTTTGCTTAGTCTCTTTTTTGATATCTTTTGCTAAATTTATTATATCTAAAATCTCATCTTTGCTAAAATCTTTAAGTGTCAAAAAATGTCTCATGTATCTGCCTATTTATTTAAAATTTTTGCTACTTCTTTTGCGTGGTAGCTGATAATTAAGTCTGCTCCAGCACGCTTAAAGCCGACCATTGTCTCCATCATCACTCTTTCATAATCAATCACTCCAGCTTTTGCTCCAGCTTTTAAAAGTGCGTATTCGCCACTCACATTATAAGCACAAACTGGAAGAAGTGTTCTATCTTTTAGATCGCGAATTATATCAAGATACGCAAGTGCAGGCTTGACCATCAAAATATCAGCGCCTTGCGCCTCATCTTCCAAGCTCTCACCGATTGCTTCAAGGCGGTTTGCTGGATCCATTTGATAGCTTCTTCTATCGCCAAAGCTAGGAGCTGATTCAGCCACGTCACGGAATGGTCCATAGTAGGCTGAGGCAAATTTAGTCGAATACGCCATAATAGGCAGATTTTCAAATCCATTGTCATCAAGCGTCTCTCTTAAAGTCTTAATAATACCATCCATCATTCCACTTGGCGCTATCATATCTGCACCATTTCTAGCATGGACTAAGGCTTGTTTGGCTGAGATTTCAAGTGTAGCGTCATTATCAACTGTTTCATGGACGTGGTCAAGTATGCCACAATGCCCGTGATCTGTGTATTCGCAAAAGCAAAGGTCAGTGATGACGACTAATTTTGGGAATTTTTCTTTTATAGCTCTTAGGCTTCTTGCTATTATACCCTCATCGCTCAAAGCGTCGCTTCCTACGCTGTCTTTAAGCCCTGGAATGCCAAAAAGCAAAATTGATTTGATACCTAAATTTACGACCTCTTCGCACTCTTTTAGAAGTTCATCAAGGCTGAGTTGAAACACGCCAGGCATAGAGCCTATCTCTTTTCTCACGCCATTTCCCTCAACCACAAAAAGTGGATAGATAAAGTCTTCAACACTAAGTTTATTCTCTCTTACCATGTCGCGAACGGCTGGATTTATTCTAAGTCTTCTATATCTTTTAAACATATTTAGCTCCTAAATTTTGGCTATTATATCTAAATTAATGTTAATTAAAAATTATCTATTTTTCATAAATTTAAATACTTTTGATAAACTTTGTCAAAAAAATAAAAGAAGAATATATGCAAATACAAAGTTCAAATATCGCAAATTTGCCAAGTCGTTTTGGTAAATTTAAGATAAAATCATACAAAGAGGGCTGCAAAGAGCATTTGGCGATATTTTCACCAAATTTGGACGTGGATAACGCTGTAAATGTGAGAATCCACTCAGAGTGTCTCACTGGAGATGCCATCGGTAGCCTTAAATGCGACTGCCGCGACCAGCTTGAAGCAAGCCTAAAATACATAAATGAGCATGGCGGAATGGTGATTTATCTTCGTCAAGAGGGGCGAAATATCGGGCTTTTAAACAAAGTAAATGCTTACGCACTTCAAGACAAGGGCTTTGATACGATTGAAGCAAATCATCAGCTTGGATTTAAGGCTGATGAGAGGACTTACGAAATAGTCGATTTCATACTCAAAGATTTTGGGATAAAATCCATAAATTTACTCACAAATAATCCACTCAAACTAGCAGGTCTTACTTGCGTGAAGATAGAAAAAAGGATTCCTATCGAGATCGAGCCAAATGAGTTTAACAAAGAGTATTTGAAAGTAAAAAAAGAGCAAATGGGGCATATGTTAGATGAATTTACCAACTAATTTTTGGGACAAAGTGGGCGAGTTTGAGGTTATTTTAAAGCAGTTTAACAAGGTTCATAACCTAACAAACTATAACGATATAAAACCAGTCGTGCTTGATAGCATAGCTCCGCTTGAGTTTTTGGGATTTAGCCCAAAGAGCGTAATCGATGTGGGTAGTGGGGCTGGATTTCCTGCTGTATTTTTGGCGTTTATCTTGCGTGATAGCGAGTTTCATCTCTATGAGCCAATAGCCAAAAAATCAAGCTTTTTAACCTATATCAAGCTAAATTTGGACTTACCAAATTTAACCGTGCATTCAAAAAAACTAGAAGATAGCTCAAAATTTATAACTGATCTAATCACGTCAAGAGCTTTGATGAGAACTGCGTTTTTGCTTCAAATTTGCAAAGGCTTTTATGATGAAAATAGCACGTTTTTACTCTACAAAGGCAGTGAAGCTGGAGCAGAAATAGCAAATTTAGAGTGTAAAAAAGATATAATACAAGCTAAAAATCATAGAAATTACGTGATATTAAAGGATGTCAAATGCTAGGAAAAATAATAATTTTTGCTCTAATTGTGGCGATAATTTACTTTTTTATTGTGCCTAAATTTAGAAAAAAAGATGATAAAAAAGATAGTCAAAACTTCGTCGAATGCGAAAAATGCGGCACTTTTGTTAGCCTTGATGAAGCAGTTTTGAGTAGTGGTAAATACATCTGCAAGGAGTGTCTGAAATGACAGTTATCGGTAGTGAGTTTGTGCCGTTTAGAAATGCTAAAATCACTAAATTTAGCTTGCAAGCTATGCAAAACCAAAGCGAATTTGTGCTGGTTAATTCCAAAAAAGAAGCAGTTTTGGCAAATGCAAACGAGATTAAATTTATAGTTTGTAACAACTTAAATTTAGCCAGACAGATCCAAAGCCTAGCCAACGACTACATATTTGACTCAAAAATCGCCCTAATAATCGCAAATGATGACGAGCTAGAAGATGCCATAGAAGCAAGAATCGACGCAGTCATCTACCAAAAAGCCGTGATCGGAGCCTAAAATGGAGATCTTTAAAACCGCATTTTTGATGGTTGCATTAATGCTTTTATTTATCACAGTTGGATTTTATATCGGTGGAAGCGGTGGTATATTAATCGCCTTTTGTGTCGCACTTGCTATGAACTTTTTTAGCTATTTTTTTAGCGATAAATTAGTACTCAAGCACTACAACGCTCAGCCCGTCCTAGAAAGCTCAGAGCTTTACAATATAGTAAGAAGCCTTGTTGCAAAAGCAAATTTGCCAATGCCAAAACTCTACATAATCGCTGATGAGACACCAAATGCATTTGCCACTGGAAGAAATCCCGCAAACGCAGCAGTAGCCGTGACTAGTGGGCTTTTAAATTTGATGAGCGAAAATGAGATAAAAGCAGTCATCGCTCACGAGCTAGGACATGTAAATCACTACGAT from Campylobacter iguaniorum includes the following:
- a CDS encoding TIGR04076 family protein, whose amino-acid sequence is MKKVKITVLKTTFDEELAKEYGAIGLGACPMLKVGQEFLADYAKPDGFCDEAWKAVYQYVFALAHGCGNEVFYYGDWIRKPGVAICSCNDGLRPVIFKLEATDIDSKIDYTPVR
- the modA gene encoding molybdate ABC transporter substrate-binding protein, producing MKKILFSALLCSFVFGESLLVGAGAGYKKPLMQVISNLQKDGVNVDGAFANIKQITIQAKEGKMSIIVGDEAFLDKSGLNLSGYERIGKGALVLVTPKNIVIKDVKELEKLSKIAIPDPKKAIYGIRATEFLEKSNLKGVLQGKILEVSTVPQAVAYVLNGEVEAGFINSTEAIARSGEFGSIIYVDEDLYSPVYISAARLEACKANASCEVFINELKSERSKAIFAKFGLK
- a CDS encoding molybdate ABC transporter permease subunit, which produces MSVQRLFLLNLDLNNLDRFLNPLFLSFKTLLWCAVLFASVGILLSYFLAFYKGKCKVVLETIVVFPLIFPPIATGFLLLYLLGRNSFLGELFGLEIVFSFKALVLASFLAGLPLFVKPIQSALEAFPKTLIEAGQSLGKSKFEIAIFIIFPNIIRTIASSLILALARGLGEVGITLMLGGNIIGKTDTISLAIFNAVYDGENQKALFLSLILVVLSLSMFFIINLLKKKALQN
- a CDS encoding (Fe-S)-binding protein; this encodes MQKYNFNTISDMCVKCGKCKPNCTIFKISGDEVRSPRGFLDLLGAYNRGELELDKNAKDIFESCFLCTNCVSECPNSLATDTMIENVRRDIADKFGIAWFKRAFFWLLRHRKIMDMAASMGYVFQSCGFKVANGEMKPRFSIPMMKKERLLPTASKKSFMNSHPEFIDNGGSKTVGIFIGCMGNYAYTSIGEGLLKICKAVKLNAHLMKEQSCCAAPAYFTGDFATVEVLAKKNIAYFEEMLTSVDAIIVPEATCSGMLKVDYEHFFANDKQWQERAKNVAKRIFLATQYFEKETNLGEILARIGANLDKQTITYHDPCHAKKMQGVWKEPRALLSKIYNIKEMSDNVSCCGFGGVTMQSEKYHLSRAAGVSRASSIIATEASSVSAECSACKMQLNNALHLKASDMRCLNPIELIAKVL
- a CDS encoding DUF5718 family protein; this encodes MRDFLGFGVVGNFAFHLEQAGEASTFALVKTTCDNAPKGIFPFYVPNAHNFLSNDCFDNNYLIMPEKTLVQAEPEVALRCELEYDEDGKVKDIKVKSFMAFNDASIRRDTTAIKVSQKKNFSNASKGFGNEILIDKFDSNGICQNFSIVSFLKNQNGFFRYGECAKLSEYNYFYSTLIEWMKVTFNTQKDYTVLENLSSITKQSGYIKEAIISVGATRYEKAYESYFLNHGDEISIVVFNHNKYSLELIESFVQNDTQIPDKSDISILKQVVK
- the accB gene encoding acetyl-CoA carboxylase biotin carboxyl carrier protein, whose protein sequence is MTRDEVKELMTFFDETNINRIKIKDKDFEIELEKYEPEVAATPVVCPPVPAPAPINVVVNDKSSAPVASTANETMNSPMVGTFYVAPSPGAAAFVKPGQTVRKGDCIGIIEAMKIMNEIEAEFDCRIVKSLVADGQPVEFGMALYEVEKI
- the dcd gene encoding dCTP deaminase encodes the protein MGLKSDKWIREQSINHKMIEPFCEENVGRGVVSYGLSSYGYDIRVGREFKIFTNIGGTVVDPKNFDEKNVVDFVGDICIVPPNSFALARTVEYFKMPRDTLAICLGKSTYARCGIIVNVTPFEPGFEGHITIEISNTTPLPAKIYANEGIAQVLFLQGDEPCEVSYADKKGKYQSQEGITLPRILK
- the pseC gene encoding UDP-4-amino-4,6-dideoxy-N-acetyl-beta-L-altrosamine transaminase, producing the protein MTNTYSRQSIDEDDIKVVCDALRGDILTGGSKVSEFEKALCDYTGAKFAVVMNSATAALHAGYLALGVQSGDEIITTPITFAATANTALMCGANVKFADVLGNGNIDPKSVEKLISPKTKVITPVDLGGFPVDMDALNLLAKSRGIKILDDASHALGSSINGKKVGSLADATVFSFHPIKPVTTLEGGALLTDDEEIATKARLIRSHGIIKKEAWNSDMISLGYNYRLSDVACALGTSQMKKLDKFIAKRDEIAKFYDAKFEKSPYLSTIKIPANVKSSHHLYPVLLFREFWCAKQDIYEELHAQNIGVQVHYKPTYQFSFYKNLYGEMSLPNVEDFYRAELSLPCHQLMSLEDANFVVEKLNEILAKFKGCKVI
- a CDS encoding pyrroline-5-carboxylate reductase, producing the protein MKIHILGSGVMATAMAYGLKNAKFEVVIVGRNKDKLELLSNDFETCEYGSKFDITGKNLILAVKPYALKSVCSLLEGEANSCVSVLARTSLEDVKTNLKAKNIAICLPNIAAEFNSSITPFMSQGDTKIIEEILNGFGKCVKFETKNELDAASVVAGCAPAYLAVVAEALANAVVREGVKKDDASKLVSGLFDGFAKLLEASHPALIKEAVCSPAGTTIEGVAKLEECGVRNAFFEAVKASCNKQRS